DNA sequence from the Archangium lipolyticum genome:
TGCACGCTGGGATCCAACGCCTCGCGGGCTCCCACGAGCCACGGAGGGAGGCGCGCGGCAAATGCTGCGCTCCGGGTGTGCGCGAGGCGCAAATGCTGCGCATCTGACACTTCGCGCGAAAGAGCCTTTCCACTCGGAGCGGGGCCCGCCCGGCCGCTGGCCTTCCAGTTGCAGACCGGCGCGTCGAGCCGGGCGAGGTGCCCGGACTTCACGAAGAGGGGCACGCCGTGATGGGTACATACGTCCCGAGCCGACGCCAGAGGCGAGCGCTGGCCGTCACTCCCGCCCTGCCGATGCTGGCGTTGCTCGCCGCCCTGCCCGCGGCGGCGCAGGGGATTCCCGAGGGGGCGAAGCTCTTCTCGGAGCGGTGCGCGAGCTGCCACACGGTGGGCCAGGGAGACCGGGTGGGCCCGGACCTGATGGGCGTGCTGACACGCCGCGAGGAGTCCTGGGTCACCACCTTCCTGAAGAGCCCGGGCGCGATGATCGACGGTGGCGATCCGGTGGCCGGCGAGCTCCTGAAGAAGTTCAACGGCATCCGGATGCCGGACCAGCAGCTGTCCGACGACGAGCGGAAGGGCCTGTTCGCGTTCTTTCGTGACTGCACCGAGAAGGGCAGCTGTCAGCCGGGAGCCACCGGGCCGAAGCTGGCGTCGGACGCCACGCCCGAGGAGATGGAGCACGGCCGTCAGCTCTTCGAGGGGGAGGTGGCGCTGGCCAATGGCGGCCCGGCCTGCATCGGCTGCCATGACGTGCGCGGCATCGGCGTGGTGGGTGGCGGGACGCTGGCGCGCGACCTGACCTTCTCCTTCGCGCGGCTGGGCGAGCGGAAGATGACGCCCGCCCTGAAGGAGATGTCCTTCCCCTTGATGAAGGAGCTCTACGGGAAGGCGCCGCTGACGGACGCGGAGCAATTCGAGCTCAAGGCATACCTGGCGAACGTCTCGCGAGACGGCACGCCGCCGCGCAAGGACCGGGACTTCTTCTACCTGGGCTTCGTGGGGCTGGGCGTCGCACTGGGTTTCATCGGCATCGTCCTGGGCGGCCGTGGCCGCGCGAAGGACTGAGAGAGCGAGGCGGTACGTGAGCGACACGTTCCTCTACGATTTTCTTCCATATGTGGTGCTGGCCCTCGCCCTCGGCGTGCCGGCGTGGCTGCGCAACCGCGCGCGTCTGTCCTCCTGGGTGATGGGGTGGGTGGAGCGCGAGGGCACGGGCTCGGCGGCCGTGTCCCTGGTGGTGGGCGCCATCATCATGCTGTTGTGGCACGCGGCCTGTTTCCTCCTGCCACACCCGGTGCAGCTCTTCATCCGCTCGCCCGCGCGCCTCTTCTTCCTGGAGGTGGTGGGCCTCATCGGCGGGATGATGCTGGCCTGGGGCCTGGTGGCGAGCATCGTCCGCAAGCTGTCGAGCCGCGAGCCCGGTGCGCGGGTGTGGCTGGCCTTCCAGGTGCTGCTGCTGGCCGAGGTGCTCAACGGCCTCTACATCGCGGTGGCGTACCGCTGGGCCTCCGCCTGGTACGTGAGCGTGGTGGTGCCGTACCTGCGCTCGCTGGTGACGCTCCAGCCGGACGCGACGCTCATCGCCCAGCTGCCGCTGACCGTGCGCATGCACCTCTTCGGCGTGCTCGCGCTGCTGCTCGCCTGGCCCCTCGCGCGCTGGCTGGCCTCGACGGGGGCCGCGCCCACTCTGGTGTCCACCCGGGAGGAGCCCGCCAGCCAGCGCGGGATTGTCACCCCATGATCGACCCGACCCGAGCCTCGCTGCTCTCCGGTGTGCTGGCCGCCCTCGCGTTGGGGGGCTGTGACACCACGCCGATCAACAACAACCAGAACTACATGCCCGCGCAGCCCATCGCGTTCTCCCACGCGGTGCATGCCGGTCACTACGAGATCGACTGTCAGTACTGCCACGTGGGCGCGGAGAAGAGCCGGCACGCCGGCATTCCCCACTCGGGCGTGTGCATGAACTGCCACACCCAGGTGAAGACGGACTCGCCGGAGATCCAGAAGCTCACCCAGGCGGTGAAGCTGAACAAGCCCATCGAGTGGGTGCGCGTGCACCGGCTGCCGGACCACGCGTACTTCAACCACGCGAGCCACGTCACCTCCGGGCTGGAGTGCCAGCAGTGCCACGGCCCGGTGCAGGAGATGGTGCGGCTGGAGCAGGTGGAGCCGATGACCATGGGGTGGTGTCTGGACTGCCACCGCAAGACGGAGGAGTCGAAGCTCCAGGCGCCGGTGCCGCCGTTGGCATCCGGTGTGCTGAGGACCTCCGCATCGGGAGTGCCCGTGGCCTCCGCGCCCGTCACCCCCGCGCCGCGCACCCTGAATCCCCCCACCGACTGCTCCGGCTGCCACCGCTGAGGAACGCGCACCATGTCCGAGACGACACCCAAGTACTGGCAGAGCCTGGCCGCGCGAGCCGGAGACCCGGCGCTGCTCGAGAAGGCCCGCGACGAGTTCGCCGAGGAGCTCCCCGTGGGCGTGGCGGCCCAGGCGCCGGATCAGAGCTCGCGCCGTGACTTCTTCAAGGTGATGGGCCTGAGCGCCGCGGCGGCCATGGTGGCCTGCCAGCGCGCCCCGGTGCAGAAGGCGGTGCCCTTCATCGCCAGGCCGGACGAGGTGACCCCGGGCCTCGCCCTCTGGTACGCGTCCACCTGCGGTGCGTGCAGCGCCAACTGCGGCGTCCTGCTGAAGACGCGCGATGGCCGCCCCATCAAGGTGGAGGGCAACGAGGATCATCCGGTGTCGCGCGGCGGTGTGTGCGCCACGGGCCAGGCCTCCGTGCTGTCCCTCTATGACGCCAACCGCTCGCGCTGGCCGTCGGTGGGCGGGACGAAGGCCTCCTGGGGCGACCTGGACAAGGCGGTGACGGAGGGGCTGCGAAAGCTGGTGGGGGAGGGGAAGCCCATCCGGCTCGTCCTCCCGTGGGTGCTGGGGCCCACCGCCGAGGCCGCCGTGGTGCGCTTCCTGGCCGCCTTCCCCACCGCGCGCACGGTGCGCTTCGACGCCACGGGGGAACTGGA
Encoded proteins:
- a CDS encoding cytochrome c3 family protein codes for the protein MIDPTRASLLSGVLAALALGGCDTTPINNNQNYMPAQPIAFSHAVHAGHYEIDCQYCHVGAEKSRHAGIPHSGVCMNCHTQVKTDSPEIQKLTQAVKLNKPIEWVRVHRLPDHAYFNHASHVTSGLECQQCHGPVQEMVRLEQVEPMTMGWCLDCHRKTEESKLQAPVPPLASGVLRTSASGVPVASAPVTPAPRTLNPPTDCSGCHR
- a CDS encoding c-type cytochrome; this translates as MGTYVPSRRQRRALAVTPALPMLALLAALPAAAQGIPEGAKLFSERCASCHTVGQGDRVGPDLMGVLTRREESWVTTFLKSPGAMIDGGDPVAGELLKKFNGIRMPDQQLSDDERKGLFAFFRDCTEKGSCQPGATGPKLASDATPEEMEHGRQLFEGEVALANGGPACIGCHDVRGIGVVGGGTLARDLTFSFARLGERKMTPALKEMSFPLMKELYGKAPLTDAEQFELKAYLANVSRDGTPPRKDRDFFYLGFVGLGVALGFIGIVLGGRGRAKD
- a CDS encoding respiratory nitrate reductase subunit gamma, with the translated sequence MSDTFLYDFLPYVVLALALGVPAWLRNRARLSSWVMGWVEREGTGSAAVSLVVGAIIMLLWHAACFLLPHPVQLFIRSPARLFFLEVVGLIGGMMLAWGLVASIVRKLSSREPGARVWLAFQVLLLAEVLNGLYIAVAYRWASAWYVSVVVPYLRSLVTLQPDATLIAQLPLTVRMHLFGVLALLLAWPLARWLASTGAAPTLVSTREEPASQRGIVTP